A genomic stretch from Petrotoga mexicana DSM 14811 includes:
- a CDS encoding ABC transporter substrate-binding protein yields the protein MKKKLFVFIVTSLFINLFAVQINIAVESIEDQIQLLNSQIENFEKQNPGIDVEIYLIPSYPGSTYKFYGTFVVTNAKEPTILSLDMEWINEFSPFLVSLNQDTEYFDVNNFIPQILEMVTINGELKAIPYYVETGVLYYRKDLLEKYGYEVPKTWNELITIAKDISQKEGIEGFVWPGARYEELTTFFLEIFYSHGGKIFEGDNFVLEQPENKEKALESLKILNKIISEEISPKGVTTYREEECRNIFQSGDAVFMRNLSYAWHLINSEGSAVSGKVGVAPIPKTEFTNQHVSVLEGKALAINPNASDEEKKAAKQFIKYLTSNESQAQRLIQLNFLPTNLEVFNEPTISEVDPNLLNFRSSLENLVLKPKSPIYTEISFAIQNNVYDALTGRISVEKALNNMIAEIGFLLR from the coding sequence ATGAAAAAAAAATTGTTTGTTTTCATTGTCACATCTTTATTTATCAACTTGTTTGCTGTTCAAATAAATATCGCTGTTGAATCAATAGAAGATCAAATTCAATTACTAAACTCCCAAATAGAGAATTTTGAAAAACAAAATCCAGGTATTGATGTTGAAATATATTTGATTCCAAGTTATCCAGGTTCAACTTACAAATTTTACGGGACATTTGTAGTTACCAACGCGAAAGAACCTACGATCTTATCTCTTGATATGGAGTGGATAAATGAATTTTCTCCTTTTCTTGTAAGCTTAAATCAAGACACTGAATATTTTGATGTAAACAATTTTATTCCACAAATCTTAGAAATGGTAACAATTAATGGTGAATTAAAGGCTATTCCTTATTATGTCGAAACTGGTGTTTTATATTATCGAAAGGATTTATTGGAAAAATATGGATATGAAGTACCGAAAACCTGGAATGAATTGATTACAATTGCAAAGGATATTTCCCAAAAAGAAGGAATAGAAGGATTTGTTTGGCCAGGTGCTAGATACGAAGAGTTAACAACTTTTTTCCTTGAAATTTTTTATTCTCATGGAGGTAAGATATTCGAAGGAGATAACTTTGTTCTAGAACAACCAGAAAATAAAGAAAAGGCTTTAGAAAGCCTAAAAATCTTAAATAAAATAATATCGGAAGAAATTAGTCCAAAAGGTGTAACAACTTACAGAGAAGAAGAATGCAGAAATATATTTCAAAGTGGCGATGCCGTTTTCATGAGAAACTTGAGCTATGCTTGGCATTTAATAAATAGCGAAGGTTCGGCTGTTAGTGGAAAGGTTGGGGTCGCACCTATTCCAAAAACTGAATTTACAAATCAACATGTATCTGTTCTTGAAGGAAAAGCCTTAGCGATAAATCCAAACGCTTCTGATGAAGAGAAAAAAGCTGCAAAACAATTTATAAAGTACTTGACTTCCAATGAAAGTCAAGCACAAAGATTAATACAATTAAACTTTTTACCAACTAATTTAGAAGTATTTAACGAACCAACTATCTCTGAAGTTGATCCCAATTTATTGAATTTTAGATCATCTTTAGAGAATTTAGTTTTAAAGCCAAAATCGCCCATATACACAGAAATTTCTTTTGCTATACAAAATAATGTGTATGATGCCTTAACAGGAAGAATTTCAGTAGAAAAGGCTTTAAACAACATGATAGCAGAAATAGGGTTTTTATTACGTTAA
- a CDS encoding 2,3-bisphosphoglycerate-independent phosphoglycerate mutase: MNSVDRQQVIKDLVVKTDSKIVLLVMDGLGDLPKDGKTPLQAAYKPNMDALAKESDLGQSVPVLQGVTPGSGPGHLSLFGYDSLKYDIGRGILEALGLGIKVDKKDVVARGNFATIKDGIIVDRRAGRPASEESKKIVEILSKNIKKIEDVDITFYPGKEHRFVVKFTGEGLFDEVTDADPQREGLPMEWAKATNPDSEKMANIANKLIKEIGEVLKDQPKMNFALLRGFSKHPLLPSFEENYKLKAAAIATYPMYKGLAKLVGMEVLEAGQTTEDEVETLKKVWNEYDFFYFHVKKTDSYGEDGNFEEKVKVIENTDKAVKEILNLNPDVLIITGDHSTPALLKAHSWHPVPVLIYSKYVRKGLSVSFDEYECAKGTLGTISALDIMPLALANALKLEKYGA, translated from the coding sequence GTGAACAGTGTAGATCGACAACAAGTTATAAAAGACTTAGTAGTTAAGACAGATTCAAAAATAGTATTACTCGTCATGGATGGGTTGGGAGATCTGCCAAAAGATGGTAAAACTCCTCTTCAAGCTGCATACAAACCCAACATGGATGCTCTAGCCAAAGAAAGTGATTTAGGGCAAAGTGTACCTGTTCTACAAGGAGTCACTCCTGGTAGCGGTCCCGGGCATCTTTCTCTGTTTGGCTATGATTCCTTAAAGTATGACATAGGAAGAGGTATATTGGAAGCGCTTGGATTAGGAATAAAAGTGGATAAAAAGGACGTTGTTGCAAGAGGCAATTTTGCAACAATAAAAGATGGGATAATAGTTGATAGAAGAGCGGGAAGACCAGCTAGTGAAGAATCAAAGAAAATTGTAGAAATTCTCTCCAAAAATATTAAAAAAATTGAAGACGTTGATATTACTTTCTATCCAGGGAAAGAACATAGATTTGTGGTTAAATTTACAGGAGAGGGCTTATTCGATGAAGTAACGGATGCTGACCCACAAAGAGAAGGGCTGCCAATGGAATGGGCTAAGGCAACCAATCCTGATTCTGAAAAAATGGCTAATATAGCGAACAAATTGATAAAAGAGATAGGGGAAGTGTTGAAAGATCAACCAAAAATGAACTTCGCACTATTACGAGGATTTTCCAAGCATCCTCTACTGCCATCTTTTGAAGAGAACTATAAACTAAAGGCCGCTGCTATTGCCACATACCCTATGTATAAAGGACTTGCAAAATTAGTAGGAATGGAAGTGTTAGAAGCAGGACAAACAACAGAAGATGAGGTCGAAACATTGAAAAAAGTATGGAATGAATATGATTTCTTCTACTTTCATGTGAAAAAAACTGATTCCTACGGTGAAGATGGAAATTTTGAGGAAAAAGTGAAAGTAATTGAAAATACCGATAAAGCTGTGAAGGAAATTTTAAACCTCAATCCAGATGTTTTAATCATCACCGGAGACCATTCTACTCCTGCTTTACTCAAAGCACATAGTTGGCATCCTGTTCCTGTTTTGATTTATTCAAAATATGTAAGAAAAGGATTGTCTGTATCTTTTGATGAATATGAATGCGCAAAGGGAACCCTTGGAACGATATCAGCCTTGGATATTATGCCGTTAGCTTTAGCAAATGCTTTAAAACTAGAAAAGTACGGAGCTTAA
- a CDS encoding glycoside hydrolase family 65 protein codes for MSLWEIVQDEYNPKENKKYETIFTLANGYRGLRGFNEFSSEGWKGNFIAGIYDKSEAEVQEIVNNPDPLTIKFYINGKVVNLDNHKIRRFKRFLDMRKAVLKTNLEVELSSGEILTINAERFVSKNNVHKWAAKYEIIPKNFSGKLIIENTIDGSITNSVHDPYKEVKHYNVLKMKDLKPGIFLKSSTKDKAIDVIEATTLRCYKNHNNLLRNRSFKILGSKVKELYEIFLEKNETYTIYKYGVTYTTRDNITDIEKVSEEALVEFAFEGYEKELKKHCEEWEKIWEDIDIEIKGDEKAQIGIRFNVFQLTSCANKSDPNVSIAAKGLHGEGYKGHIFWDTEIFMVPFFTYTQPGTAKSLLLYRYNTLNGARENAILNGYNGAQFPWESTDNGSETTPKWGKDYLGNPVRIWTGDEEIHITADIPFAYWEYFRATNDENFMFDHGAEIFFETAKFWESRLEYNEQKDRYEINNVIGPDEFHEHVNNNAYTNYLARWNLKKAYEISNLLKQRDFTKYDRLCNNLGLSEKDFNNWKEISEKIFIPKFDDTELIEQFEGYFKLKDYIITEWDKNKMPIWPKGVEINKLDKTQLVKQADVVMLLLLLDDEFDSNTKKLNYDYYEKRTMHKSSLSPSMYSIMGLKVGDHHNAYEYFMKTVMTDLEDNQGNTEFGLHAASTGGSWQSIVYGFGGLSIDENGVLNLNPWIPEKWEKLSFKIYWKGAKITISIFQDKVILESTQDLTVKVFSQDCHLISHKSFVFDTSNTI; via the coding sequence TTGAGCCTTTGGGAAATTGTACAAGACGAATATAATCCAAAAGAAAACAAAAAATACGAGACTATTTTCACATTAGCAAATGGTTATCGTGGACTTAGAGGATTCAACGAATTTTCAAGTGAAGGATGGAAAGGTAACTTTATTGCTGGTATATATGACAAATCAGAAGCAGAAGTACAGGAGATAGTGAATAATCCGGACCCTTTAACAATAAAATTCTATATCAATGGAAAAGTAGTTAATTTAGATAATCACAAAATTAGAAGGTTCAAAAGGTTTCTTGATATGAGAAAAGCGGTTTTAAAAACAAACTTAGAAGTTGAATTGAGTTCTGGTGAAATATTAACGATCAATGCCGAAAGATTTGTTAGCAAAAATAATGTACACAAGTGGGCAGCTAAATATGAAATAATACCGAAGAATTTTTCAGGTAAACTTATTATTGAAAACACAATAGATGGATCAATTACAAATTCTGTACACGATCCTTATAAAGAAGTGAAACATTATAATGTTCTAAAAATGAAAGATTTGAAGCCGGGTATATTTTTAAAATCTTCGACAAAAGATAAAGCAATTGATGTAATCGAAGCAACAACGTTGCGTTGCTACAAAAATCATAATAACCTTTTAAGAAATCGCTCTTTTAAAATTTTAGGTAGTAAAGTAAAAGAACTTTACGAGATTTTTCTTGAAAAAAATGAAACTTATACTATATATAAATATGGAGTAACTTATACAACGAGAGATAATATAACTGATATTGAAAAAGTTTCAGAAGAAGCTTTAGTAGAATTTGCCTTTGAAGGTTATGAAAAAGAATTAAAAAAACACTGTGAAGAATGGGAAAAGATTTGGGAAGATATTGATATAGAAATAAAAGGTGATGAAAAAGCTCAAATAGGCATTAGATTCAACGTTTTTCAATTAACTTCATGTGCCAATAAAAGCGATCCTAATGTTAGTATAGCCGCTAAAGGATTACACGGGGAAGGATATAAAGGGCACATATTCTGGGATACCGAAATATTTATGGTTCCGTTTTTCACATACACTCAACCGGGAACGGCAAAGTCGCTTCTACTATACAGATATAACACATTAAACGGAGCGAGGGAAAATGCCATTTTGAATGGATACAATGGTGCTCAATTCCCATGGGAGTCAACAGATAATGGTTCAGAAACCACCCCAAAGTGGGGAAAAGATTATTTGGGTAATCCAGTGAGAATATGGACGGGTGATGAAGAAATACACATTACAGCAGATATTCCTTTTGCGTATTGGGAATATTTTCGAGCTACTAACGATGAGAATTTCATGTTTGATCATGGAGCTGAAATATTTTTTGAAACCGCAAAATTTTGGGAATCTAGATTAGAATATAATGAACAAAAAGATAGATATGAAATAAATAATGTTATTGGTCCTGATGAGTTTCATGAACATGTAAATAACAATGCCTATACGAATTATCTAGCTAGGTGGAATTTGAAAAAAGCTTATGAGATTTCTAACTTACTTAAACAAAGAGATTTCACAAAATATGATAGACTGTGTAATAATTTGGGTTTATCAGAAAAAGATTTCAACAACTGGAAAGAAATTTCGGAAAAGATATTTATTCCAAAGTTTGATGATACAGAACTTATAGAACAATTTGAGGGCTATTTTAAACTGAAGGATTATATTATCACTGAATGGGACAAAAACAAGATGCCGATTTGGCCTAAAGGTGTAGAGATCAATAAATTGGATAAAACTCAACTAGTGAAACAAGCAGATGTGGTGATGCTTTTATTGTTGTTAGACGATGAATTTGATAGCAATACGAAAAAATTGAATTATGACTATTATGAGAAAAGGACTATGCATAAATCTTCTTTGAGTCCATCTATGTATTCAATAATGGGGTTGAAAGTGGGAGATCATCACAATGCCTATGAATATTTTATGAAAACAGTAATGACTGATTTGGAAGATAATCAAGGGAACACAGAGTTTGGATTACACGCTGCATCTACGGGAGGTTCATGGCAAAGCATTGTCTATGGTTTTGGGGGATTGAGTATAGATGAGAATGGAGTTTTGAATCTCAACCCTTGGATACCAGAAAAATGGGAGAAGTTATCTTTCAAAATCTACTGGAAGGGAGCAAAGATAACGATCAGTATTTTCCAAGATAAAGTAATCTTAGAATCAACACAAGATCTAACAGTAAAGGTTTTTTCTCAAGATTGCCATTTAATCAGTCACAAATCGTTTGTTTTTGATACTTCAAATACAATTTAA
- the pgmB gene encoding beta-phosphoglucomutase, with the protein MIKACIFDLDGVIVDTAKYHYMAWKKLADQLNIPFNKKDNERLKGVSRMKSLEIILDLGNLNLRHEEKEELAQKKNNWYVEYINNMDKNELLPGVEEFIKNLKRKGIKIAIASASKNTKLILKRLNLEEVFDAVIDGTMISNAKPNPEIFLKASNYLNLKPEECVVFEDAVAGVQAAKRAGMKVIGVGEEEVLKGADKVIKNFKNINFTLIEFI; encoded by the coding sequence TTGATAAAAGCCTGCATTTTCGATTTAGATGGAGTGATAGTCGATACAGCAAAATATCATTATATGGCATGGAAGAAACTTGCGGACCAGTTGAATATACCTTTTAATAAAAAAGATAATGAAAGGTTAAAAGGTGTTAGTAGGATGAAAAGTTTAGAGATTATATTAGATTTAGGAAATTTGAACCTTAGACATGAAGAAAAAGAAGAGCTAGCACAAAAGAAAAATAATTGGTATGTTGAGTACATAAATAACATGGACAAAAATGAATTACTTCCTGGTGTAGAAGAATTTATAAAAAATCTGAAAAGAAAAGGTATTAAGATCGCAATCGCATCAGCTAGTAAAAATACAAAATTAATTTTAAAGCGATTAAATTTGGAAGAAGTCTTCGATGCGGTTATAGATGGAACAATGATAAGTAATGCAAAACCTAATCCCGAAATCTTTTTAAAAGCTTCTAATTATTTAAATTTAAAGCCCGAAGAATGTGTCGTTTTTGAAGACGCCGTTGCAGGGGTTCAAGCTGCAAAAAGGGCTGGAATGAAAGTTATTGGTGTGGGAGAAGAAGAAGTATTGAAAGGTGCGGATAAAGTAATTAAGAATTTTAAAAACATTAATTTTACTTTGATTGAATTTATTTAA
- a CDS encoding carbohydrate ABC transporter permease, which yields MTEKKWKIARIISYIVLIVYTLISLFPFLWAALVSFVPMNYVDENGITKGTDVMSWPPKIRIFEWPPKAFGAPLTFENYAKVFEVVPLYSRWFLNTVLYAGLITLGNILIGTLGGYAFARLRFPLKEVWFALFLGTMMVPAQVTMIPQYTLMVNWDLVNTYYGMVFPKLANIFGLFLMRQFFMNFPKEMEEAARIDGAGIGGTFFRIVLPNARPAVGALAIYTFLGAWNDFQWPLIITSQKEMYTLTLGLNFFKTSYYTFWQYMMAATIIMTIPMIIIFLSFQKQFVETGRAAAVKG from the coding sequence ATGACAGAGAAAAAATGGAAAATTGCAAGGATAATATCTTATATTGTTTTAATTGTTTACACTTTAATTTCCCTTTTTCCTTTTTTGTGGGCGGCACTCGTTTCATTTGTTCCTATGAATTATGTTGACGAAAACGGTATTACCAAAGGTACTGATGTAATGAGTTGGCCCCCAAAGATACGAATCTTTGAATGGCCACCTAAGGCTTTTGGCGCTCCTTTGACATTTGAAAACTACGCGAAGGTTTTTGAAGTAGTTCCATTGTATTCGAGATGGTTTTTAAATACAGTTTTATACGCAGGCCTTATCACCTTAGGGAACATTCTCATAGGTACCTTGGGTGGTTATGCTTTTGCGAGACTAAGATTTCCCTTAAAGGAAGTGTGGTTCGCTCTTTTTCTAGGAACCATGATGGTTCCAGCTCAAGTTACCATGATACCACAATATACTTTAATGGTAAATTGGGATTTAGTCAATACGTATTATGGAATGGTGTTCCCAAAATTGGCAAATATTTTTGGACTTTTTTTGATGAGGCAGTTCTTTATGAATTTTCCAAAAGAAATGGAAGAAGCTGCACGAATAGATGGCGCTGGGATAGGAGGAACTTTTTTCCGAATAGTGTTACCCAATGCTAGACCTGCTGTTGGGGCGTTAGCGATATACACCTTTTTAGGTGCTTGGAACGATTTTCAATGGCCTTTAATAATTACTTCTCAAAAAGAGATGTACACCTTAACCCTAGGGTTAAACTTCTTTAAGACGTCTTATTATACGTTCTGGCAGTATATGATGGCGGCAACTATCATAATGACGATTCCAATGATAATTATTTTTCTTTCATTTCAAAAACAGTTTGTTGAAACGGGTAGAGCTGCTGCGGTTAAAGGTTAA
- a CDS encoding carbohydrate ABC transporter permease, producing the protein MKPKTREAISGYVFASPVIIIVLLFVIYPIIMIFYYSFTNFNPLETQKFKAPLNPQEAIELHLGMFQTDVKSVDEIEDWFDVLSFVQYDVGINLTEEQKEAILKYFDTQELLKDFIEGKLDTTMTNSEFMTTYMKEEKDLFKKYRPQIVGLENFRRMFNDDYVRISLFNTLLYTMIVVPIQTFLAVLLAVAANSKVKGVKFYKVVFFLPAITSSAAISMIFWLIYSKPGILNRILVTLFGNFGYQPIDWLNNPNTALFSIMLMNIWSTAGYFMITFLAGLQDIPNSLYEAADIDGATGGQKFWRITLPLLRPQILFVIVMGTIGCMQVFDQIYFLIENMRNITISFYIYKNAFEYGNMGYASSLALILFAIIMFITFLQRRYIPEEY; encoded by the coding sequence GTGAAACCTAAAACTAGAGAAGCAATATCTGGGTATGTGTTCGCTTCCCCTGTTATAATTATAGTTTTATTATTTGTTATATACCCAATTATTATGATATTTTATTATAGTTTTACCAATTTTAATCCTTTAGAAACACAAAAATTCAAGGCACCTCTTAACCCGCAAGAAGCTATTGAGCTTCACCTTGGTATGTTCCAGACAGATGTGAAATCAGTTGATGAAATAGAAGATTGGTTTGATGTACTATCTTTCGTTCAATATGATGTTGGCATAAATTTGACGGAGGAACAAAAAGAAGCGATACTTAAATATTTCGATACCCAAGAACTTTTGAAGGATTTTATCGAAGGTAAATTAGATACAACTATGACAAATTCAGAATTTATGACAACTTATATGAAAGAAGAAAAAGATCTATTTAAAAAATATAGGCCCCAAATTGTTGGATTAGAAAATTTTCGGAGAATGTTTAATGATGATTACGTTAGAATTTCCCTTTTCAATACCTTACTGTATACAATGATCGTTGTTCCAATACAAACTTTTTTAGCTGTTTTGTTAGCAGTTGCAGCGAATTCAAAAGTTAAGGGGGTTAAATTTTACAAAGTTGTATTTTTCCTACCAGCCATAACATCGTCTGCGGCAATCTCAATGATTTTTTGGTTGATTTATTCTAAACCTGGAATCTTAAATCGAATTCTTGTAACGCTTTTCGGTAATTTTGGATATCAACCAATAGATTGGCTTAATAATCCAAATACGGCGTTATTTTCAATAATGCTCATGAACATATGGTCTACGGCCGGATATTTTATGATTACCTTTTTAGCAGGGCTGCAGGATATTCCCAATTCATTATATGAAGCTGCAGATATAGATGGTGCGACTGGGGGACAGAAATTTTGGAGAATTACTTTACCTCTTTTAAGACCACAGATCTTGTTTGTTATAGTCATGGGAACTATTGGCTGTATGCAAGTGTTTGATCAGATTTATTTTTTAATCGAAAATATGAGAAATATCACGATCTCTTTTTATATATATAAAAATGCTTTTGAATATGGGAATATGGGGTATGCTTCCTCGCTAGCATTAATACTTTTTGCGATTATTATGTTCATTACGTTTTTACAGCGAAGATACATCCCTGAAGAATATTGA
- a CDS encoding ABC transporter substrate-binding protein, which yields MRKLALFVLMVLLVGSSFSAVTITITGWPGNPAEESAINEIVQKFNSSHQDIQVRWDPIAGDYKQTLMTRLSGGQGPDLFYVDVYVFEELARANVLQPLDLYIQRDNFDIDDFYPNLVDAFTFNNRIYGVAKDFSTLALFYNKEIFDEYGVPYPTSDDTWFDLLYKAALLKERGYDTPLSLAADFNRLIPLIHSFGGRLVKEDLSTALTEKEAVAALKFYTELATKYDLAYLPSTLGAGWLGDAFAKEMTAMVMEGPWALGYIRESFPNVEEKTGIVEIPSLVEASTMIYTVAWGMNRQSLHKDEAWEVLKFLVTEGQEIFVEKAGVLGSRQSVAAKDTDPMKQVFYDSVEFGYPWRVPTPTGIFAKANDYLNSLLNDLFAGRITIEEAVNSIEKNYNSWVTQ from the coding sequence ATGAGAAAGTTAGCTTTATTTGTTTTAATGGTTTTGTTGGTAGGTTCATCTTTTTCTGCTGTTACTATTACCATCACCGGATGGCCTGGGAACCCTGCTGAAGAATCAGCTATAAACGAGATTGTTCAAAAATTCAACTCTTCTCATCAAGATATCCAAGTCAGATGGGATCCTATTGCCGGAGATTACAAACAAACGCTTATGACTAGGTTATCTGGTGGTCAAGGGCCTGATCTGTTCTATGTAGATGTGTATGTTTTCGAAGAGCTTGCAAGAGCCAATGTTTTACAACCTTTAGATCTTTACATACAAAGAGATAACTTTGATATTGACGACTTCTATCCCAACTTGGTGGATGCGTTCACATTTAACAATAGAATATATGGAGTAGCTAAAGATTTCTCAACTCTTGCGCTTTTCTACAACAAAGAGATTTTTGATGAATACGGAGTTCCTTATCCTACTAGTGATGATACGTGGTTTGATTTGTTGTACAAAGCAGCTTTATTGAAAGAAAGAGGGTACGATACACCTTTATCTTTGGCAGCAGATTTCAACAGGTTGATTCCATTAATTCATAGCTTTGGTGGAAGATTGGTGAAAGAAGATTTATCAACTGCCTTAACCGAAAAAGAAGCGGTGGCTGCCTTAAAGTTTTATACTGAACTAGCTACAAAATACGATTTGGCTTATCTACCATCCACTTTGGGTGCGGGGTGGCTTGGAGATGCTTTTGCTAAAGAGATGACTGCTATGGTAATGGAAGGCCCTTGGGCTTTGGGATATATAAGAGAATCTTTTCCAAACGTTGAAGAAAAGACAGGTATAGTTGAAATACCAAGTCTTGTTGAGGCATCCACTATGATATATACCGTTGCTTGGGGGATGAATAGACAATCCCTACACAAGGACGAAGCTTGGGAGGTTTTAAAATTCTTAGTAACTGAAGGACAAGAAATTTTCGTTGAAAAGGCTGGGGTTCTTGGTTCAAGGCAAAGTGTAGCTGCTAAAGATACAGATCCTATGAAGCAGGTGTTCTATGATTCAGTTGAATTTGGTTACCCATGGAGAGTTCCTACTCCTACCGGTATATTTGCAAAGGCAAACGATTATTTGAATTCGTTACTAAATGACCTTTTTGCAGGAAGAATTACTATCGAAGAAGCTGTTAATTCTATCGAAAAGAATTACAATTCTTGGGTAACTCAGTAA
- a CDS encoding LacI family DNA-binding transcriptional regulator: MALKIKDIAKMANVSVATVSRVLNDSDKVSLETKNKIMKIIQKYDYKPDRIATSLRRKKTGIYAVIFSVKGGKVLEDTYSTKFLKGVLNYFSIQGLKLIVDIHENGNVAEYYSNMIKSKIVDGFILLDIRKNDERVNLLNKEKFPYVVIGRNDENNFVYIDSDNVAGSYMAIKHLKQIKCKKILYISGNMGIPVSEQRLTGVKSAQKDLGVEVDVEFGDFDEDKTVEILKSILKKGFEYDGIFCASDIMAYATMKFLKGLNIEVPIIGYDNIPLSEFVGLSTIDQNIIKIGYSAAQAVDNMANGKETISMVVPSKLIKRQSTLSFIQKHI, translated from the coding sequence ATGGCTTTAAAAATAAAAGATATTGCTAAAATGGCAAATGTATCTGTAGCGACAGTTTCGCGTGTGTTGAATGATTCCGATAAAGTAAGCCTTGAAACAAAAAACAAGATTATGAAAATAATACAGAAATATGATTATAAACCGGATAGGATAGCAACTTCTTTAAGAAGAAAAAAAACGGGGATTTACGCTGTTATTTTCTCTGTGAAAGGTGGAAAGGTTTTAGAAGATACTTACTCCACAAAATTTTTAAAAGGAGTTTTAAATTACTTTTCTATACAAGGTCTTAAACTTATCGTAGATATCCATGAAAATGGCAATGTAGCTGAATATTACAGTAATATGATAAAAAGTAAGATTGTCGATGGTTTTATTCTATTAGATATTAGAAAAAATGATGAAAGGGTGAATCTTTTAAATAAAGAAAAATTTCCATATGTTGTTATAGGAAGAAATGATGAAAACAATTTTGTATACATTGACAGTGATAACGTAGCTGGATCTTATATGGCTATCAAACATTTAAAACAGATAAAATGTAAAAAGATTCTTTATATTAGTGGTAATATGGGAATTCCTGTCTCAGAGCAAAGATTAACAGGGGTCAAAAGTGCTCAGAAGGACTTGGGGGTTGAAGTAGACGTAGAATTTGGTGATTTTGATGAAGACAAAACAGTTGAAATATTAAAATCTATTCTAAAAAAAGGATTTGAATATGATGGTATATTTTGTGCCTCAGATATTATGGCTTATGCAACTATGAAATTTTTGAAGGGTTTGAATATAGAAGTACCGATTATTGGATACGATAATATCCCGCTTTCCGAATTTGTGGGTTTGAGTACCATCGACCAGAACATTATAAAAATTGGTTACAGTGCTGCACAGGCAGTGGATAACATGGCAAATGGGAAAGAAACGATTTCTATGGTTGTTCCTTCAAAATTAATTAAGAGACAAAGCACATTGAGTTTTATTCAGAAACACATTTAG
- a CDS encoding biotin transporter BioY: MKKFNERRIGITIRAKELSLIAIFVSLMCIGSQIIIPLGPIPFTLQLLFVFLTGYFFSPRKAFAIQMIYLLLGVIGLPVFAGFSGGIVHILGPSGGFLVSFPLAAICISFLKFKKGFSDYSSGLLGLCVIYSIGWIWLGIYTESLLLSFKVGVLPFILFDLIKMVISIYLKKLIESRLKLISSF, encoded by the coding sequence TTGAAAAAATTTAATGAAAGGAGAATTGGAATAACGATAAGAGCTAAAGAACTTTCTTTAATAGCCATATTTGTTTCTCTAATGTGTATAGGCTCACAGATTATTATTCCACTGGGTCCTATACCTTTTACCCTTCAACTACTTTTTGTGTTTTTGACGGGATACTTTTTCTCTCCAAGAAAGGCTTTTGCTATTCAAATGATCTACTTATTATTGGGTGTAATAGGCTTACCGGTATTTGCAGGCTTCTCAGGAGGGATTGTTCACATTTTAGGACCTTCTGGTGGTTTTTTAGTTTCTTTCCCCTTAGCTGCTATTTGTATTAGTTTTCTTAAATTCAAAAAAGGTTTTTCAGATTATTCCTCTGGTTTATTAGGATTATGTGTAATTTACTCTATAGGTTGGATTTGGTTAGGAATATATACGGAAAGCCTTCTTCTATCTTTTAAGGTAGGTGTATTACCTTTTATATTATTTGATCTCATCAAAATGGTTATTTCAATTTATCTGAAAAAATTGATAGAGTCAAGATTAAAACTGATTTCATCTTTTTGA